The Lolium rigidum isolate FL_2022 chromosome 2, APGP_CSIRO_Lrig_0.1, whole genome shotgun sequence genomic interval CAAATATCCTTTGCAGCACTATATTACTGTGTTCTCTACCTACGGATGAACATAGTAATTAAGAAAACGCAAGCATCCTTTCATCTAGAATACGGTGGCAGCAAACAGCCAGTTCGAAACACCACACCACATAGAAAGCCGGTCTCTAATCTCCAAATTAGATGCTATTATCAGTCAGAGCATGAAATGCGGTCTGGTAGGCAAACCATCTCAGGACTTCAAAATCGGTAACATCATCGGAAAGCTATGGCCCTCACATCCCCCAATTCCCCCACTCATCTACCTCAACCATCACAGTATTCCGGAGTTTGGTTCACAATAACCATCCCTTATTCCTAAATTGCTCTCCATCTGCAGGAACAATGATGAAATCAATCCAAGGCACCACCAGTGCTAGGTGCTACCCCGATCTGAAGACATGGCATGCGtttcttcggcctagcacggatcAGGGAATCCGCACTCCCTGCATCTACGCGGAGCATCTAACTAACAGCACCAGAATTCAACCTCGGCTTTAGAACAAATTCCGAAACAAGCATGAATTAGAGGGTGGAGCTTAGACAGGAGGATGAGAAAGGGAACTTACTCTTCTTGGCCTGCAGCAAGCTTCTCCCCGTAGATCCGGCGCTCCCCTGGAACACGCTGTCTGTTCAAGCATCAGCACAACAAACTATGTCAGAAACCAAAGCGAGCGATCGAGGCGGAAAGGAGTACCGAAGCAAAGAGCACGCAAACGCACCGGAGATGAAAGGGGAAGCCGAGGCGAGTCCGACCAGGACGGCGGCGGTGAAGAGGAGCAGCAAGAACCCACGGCCCGCGGCCATCGCGCGCGCGTCCCTCCGACCCAGCGCGAGAGCTTCCGcgcgctgctcctgctgctgctgcgactCCCCGAGGTTGGAACCCCGCTTCGCCTTGTCGGATCTAGACCGCCGGTGGCGGACGGCgctggtggaggagaggagaggagaagctGCGACTGCGAGCCCACGTGCGCGCCTCGACGTTCCGCGCTGGTGCTTGTAAGCTCTGTTGCTGCTGCCTGCCTACAGCTGCAATTAATTAGTGGCGCCGGATGCTGCGAGCTGGAGGAGCTGGAAGAGGGAAGGAGAGAGGACGACGCGACCACGCGGACGCGTTTTGTTCGGCGTTTATCGGTGTGGTGTTTTCTCCCATTTGTTTATCTGCCCTGATGACGGTGAGATGATTCCGGGAGCGAGCGACAGAGGTTTACGGTAGACCTGGGACTGGGACAGAGACGGCAGATAGGCGAAGCGGTCAACATTTTCATTTCATTAATCTTTGTTGCTAGTGCTTCTTGTGGCAAGAAAGTTCTTCATATGGTAGCTCCACAAATGGCAGGTGATAGGTTGATCAGAATGCAAATCAAATTACACGATCTCGTGAGTGGTAAACCTAGCCACCGCCTCTCCTCGAAGACCCCTCCTCTGGCAGGCTTTGACGGCTTCGAGAAGTGAGGAACCTGATCTATGAGATGAGTTTCTAATAAAAATATAGCTTTCAATGGATTAGTTTAAGTTTTTGTCCGCCATCTTCTATCAATAGAGATGGCATCATCTTTTGTCAATAGAGATCGCATCATCTACAATAAGTGATTTTTATCGAAAAATACATGATATTTATTCTTTAACACATCGTTCGACTACGAGATCTTCTTGCCGGTGTCAATGGTGGCATTGAAAGGTTTATTTTCTCGTCTTTCATATTAGATTTTTTCTCATGGTTACCGCGAGAAGCATTATTCTCGCAATATTTATCCCGATAGCTACATCTTTAATAATGGTGATTCGTATTCTCAGCTCTCCAACAATTTAAACATGTTGTTTGATTGCTTTTTCCTGAAATAATGGTGTTGGTATTCTGAAAGATCGAGCGGAGGCTGTACTTGTCATGGACGTAGTCAAACTCAAAATGGTTGTTGAGCCTTTCAACAGTTCAAAACTTCTACCGTGATGCCGTCTCCACTCGGGCAGCTGGCTGCTTCCTACTAATAGCAAAGATACCCGCAAGAACGACGTGCCAGTTGCCAGCTAGTCTGGTGGATATCTTCCAAGTGCCCCACAGCTCACGGCACGGCAGAATACCACTTCATCGACATGCGATCCACCACCAATGATGCTTGTACCAATCAACGACGGTCATCAATAAAGTAAGTGCCCATTTTTGTCAAACAGAACGTGGCCAAGCCAACCCAAGACTGTTTCTCTTGGGTGAGAAAATCGCTTGGCCTGTCACTGAACAAAGGATGAAGTGACAGTATTAAAGAGCAACACTCAATGTCACTTTCTGGCTATTTCaccatatgcaaaaaaaaatgatgtaATGTCATGTCCAGCTTGTTTTGTTTGCTGCGGCACAAAAGAAGGAAGTACAAAGTGGGACGAAAAACTGGTATATGTATTGAAGCTATCAACCAAAGAATGTTGTTAATTATGAGAGCAAAGCCTCAACTGTTCTGACAATGACAATGACAATGCAAAGGAGCATTGGGGCGATACATACAGGCAAGTAGCAGATCAGGAGGCTCAAAGGGGCAGAGGAAACACAGAACATAGACATACGTTCAGCTGTGCGTTTGGGTTCCTCTTTAAATTACTTTTGGTCTATATATATGCCGGGAAATTCAATTTACTCAGTATCTTCCAGGACGCTCTTCTTTGACTATCCGCTCAGTTTTTCTCAGGTCACCAACTATCTATCCTTCTTATTAACACTAAGCATCGCTCATCTTTTTGATTGGCCAAAAAGAAAAGCGAGATAGCAACCATATACAACGCACTGCTGGTTAACTTTCTGTCAGAAAGCAGAGACATTGAAGCCGCCATCTCTGTTTCTCTTGTTCATGTACGTTCTTGTAAGTTTATTATGTACAAAATTTCCTTCTCTGCACCAAGCCCAAAAAAGGAAAGCAAACTTTAGTGTCTAACAAATTTAATGGCTAATATAGTAAATCCAAGATGCATACTACTAAGTGAAAAACTGAACATGTCCCTTTTAGATCCCAAATCAGTATTACTGTCCGCTGAAGAATAACTGAAAAGTAGTATCCAGCGCTGAAATTCTATATGTGGAATTCTTGAAATTGCAACTACACAGTATGGTATTGCTTACCCTATGATCAGACTCCTTCACAGACTCCAATGTCTCAGCCATCTGCATTTGTTTGATCACTGTTGCATGCAATACCTGGAagaacagatccaaaaaagactacATAAATATGCAAACATTTGAAATAATACAAGAACAAATTAAGACCAGATTATCAGTTATATAATAAAAAATGGATATCTGATGAATTGGGACTCAAGTATGCACTGTGCCCGTGGCAGTGTGCTTTTTTTTAATCAAGATGTTATGCAGTTTCATAATAATGGGCCTCACAATAGCAGTGGAAGATTTCAAAGTTACAAAGTGCACATGGAATATTTATCTAGCGGTCCTTAAGAAGATATCTCTTGGTATCGTGATACTGTCTTGCAAAGGCTGGACACTCGGTTCTAGCGAACTCCTTTCGGTACTTCTTTGACTAGGTGCTACAGAAGTTCAGGTGTATCACAaacctgcatatttcaataaatAATAATATTTTATAATCCCTTGAGCCTATATTGTTTATTTTATAAAGTCAAGCAGAACAGAGGTTCCACTTTACTACTACAAATCACTACACAATTCTAAACCATAAACCTCGAAATAACTGTAAGCACCATAAGGCTGTAAAACGTGTTAGACAAATACCTTCTTTGTCTTTTCAAGATCATACTCAATGGATTTTATTCTATCAAAAGAATCCTGTATAGCACGATCCTTATCCTGTGGGATCTCGGGAGGCTTTCTGCTGAGTTGATTACACATCGACTCAAGTCTTTCCAGACGCTCCAGGCAAGGATTTACTCTGTCTTCCTTAACtatctgaagattcgctggattACTGGGTACGGTTGCAGTATGCAGATGAACATTTTCCAACTGTTGCCGGTGACGAGTGAACAAACGCAATATAGAgagcactttgacaattacagcaaGAACTTTTCTTGAGAATAATTTCAAAATCCCCTCGGCTGCATCTCCTTCATGGTCATTCAGGGCGCGACCTGTTAGTTTCAACTCACATTTTAAGTATCAGAGGGACTATATAGGCACCTTATTGAGATAACTGAGTTGAAATATTAACAGCGCCCAGTGAGCTTTTGCTTAACCAGTACATACAGACTACGTTTAGATACCTGGCTCAGGTGAAACTCTGTTCCTCGATGTATTTTGTCGTGAGTTGTACTGGCTCAATACATTTCCAGCAATGTTATATCTTTTATTGGACTCAACAGCTTTATCCACTAAAAGAATCTGATCCTCAGAACGGCCATATGTTGTTGATCCTGATTCCCTGGCCTACATTATAAAGACAGGTGACAGATTTTGTTAAGAAATGTCACAGCATGGTTATGACAGCTCTATATAGCAACAAACAAACACTTCAGTTGTGAGGGAGCAACAACCTAATCATTAAGATTTAGACATGCGGAAACCAAAAGGAAATATCTTCTATTTCCTTGTGTTCTTCTGAATACATATGAGCTATTGATATAATGGCAGAATTAAGGTAACAATAACTTACTTCCTCACGGACTGGAGCCAAACCATGATACTTAACATCTTCAGGGGCTATCGGGGATCCAAGATCGTCAACATCTGAACTTGATTCAGCATTTGATGTATCACTGATTCTTTCTGGTAACTGAAATAAGAAGGAACAGCACATAAAACGTTAAAACTGAAAAGAACAGACTAACTGATTGAATAAATGAGAGCTCACAGATAGAATATTTCAAAAATCTTGCCTTGAGTGCACGCAATCTTAAAGAGCCTGTAATTGTTTCCTCTATATCAGATATTTGCGCAATTTCCCTCAGCGAAGATGATTCCATGCTATGTACAATCTGCAATAAGAAGTAAAGTTCATAAGCAGCTGCAGCAGATAAGTTAGTTGTCCTCTTGTACCATAAGGAAGATGATACCGTAAGAAAGCATCAGCAGATTCAGAAAAAAAATACCTTCATGATTAAAGGATCACTCCAAGGGCCTTTGTTGGACCTCAGGCATCCTCCCTGGTTAGAGCATGTGCACAAACCACCAAAAAGATCTGGTAATTGGCTGCAGATATAATCTAGTAAGCTTTGT includes:
- the LOC124693012 gene encoding phosphatidylinositol/phosphatidylcholine transfer protein SFH13-like, encoding MSESNIDGIEVSGSNDERRDADNSEDEPKHRRMRSLRKKALHASTRLTHSLKKRGKRKVDCRVPRIAIEDVRDAEEEQAVSAFREVLFARGLLPERHDDYHMMLRFLKARKFDFEKAAQMWEEMLQWRNEFGTDTILEDFEFHELEEVLQYYPQGYHGVDKDGRPVYIELLGKVEPTKIVQATTMERYIKYHVQEFERAFREKFPACSISAKKHIDTTTTILDVQGVGWKNFGKIARDLVRCVQKIDGDYYPETLHQMFIVNAGAGFKLIWSTVKGLIDPKTSSKIHVLGTKYQSRLLEAIDASQLPDLFGGLCTCSNQGGCLRSNKGPWSDPLIMKIVHSMESSSLREIAQISDIEETITGSLRLRALKLPERISDTSNAESSSDVDDLGSPIAPEDVKYHGLAPVREEARESGSTTYGRSEDQILLVDKAVESNKRYNIAGNVLSQYNSRQNTSRNRVSPEPGRALNDHEGDAAEGILKLFSRKVLAVIVKVLSILRLFTRHRQQLENVHLHTATVPSNPANLQIVKEDRVNPCLERLERLESMCNQLSRKPPEIPQDKDRAIQDSFDRIKSIEYDLEKTKKVLHATVIKQMQMAETLESVKESDHRRRKFCT